The Prionailurus viverrinus isolate Anna chromosome C1, UM_Priviv_1.0, whole genome shotgun sequence DNA window TTAGGGAAGTTTTTGGAGTAGCATGGGTGTCCTAAGGCTGCCTGACTTCTTGCAGATGGTTCGAGTGGCCtggctcttcctcttctccaagtTCATCGAACTGATGGACACGGTGAGTGGTTATAGGAGAGGTGAGAACCTgtagggagaaaggagaggcccTGGCTCAGAAACCCCTTTCCTTTCCACACTCTTCTCAGGTGATCTTTATCCTCCGGAAAAAAGACGGACAGGTGACCTTTCTACATGTCTTCCACCACTCAGTGCTTCCTTGGAGCTGGTGGTGGGGGGTAAAAATTGCCCCAGGTGAGTGGTGAAGGCCAccgggggaagaggggcaggcaTGGAGGACCAGCAGCTCAATTCTTCTGACCTTGTTCATTGTCCCCTCACAGGAGGAATGGGCTCTTTCCACGCCATGATCAACTCCTCTGTGCATGTCGTCATGTACCTGTACTATGGGTTGTCTGCCCTTGGCCCTGTGGCTCAGCCTTACCTGTGGTGGAAAAAGCACATGACAGCCATCCAGCTGGTGAGGGGCCTGGCCCATAACTGTCCCAACCTTCTGGTCTGGATCCTACCTTTATCCAACCTGCCTTACCTTTGACCCCATCCCTCCACACTCCACATTCAGTCTTTCTCTGCCACCTCTCACTGTTCCCTCTGACCCTTGCCTTCCTCCATTCTAGATCCAGTTCGTCCTGGTCTCCCTGCACATCTCCCAATACTACTTCATGCCTAGCTGTAACTACCAGTATCCAGTCATCATCCACCTCATCTGGATGTACGGTACCATCTTCTTCGTGCTGTTCTCCAACTTCTGGTATCACTCCTACACCAAAGGCAAACGGCTCCCCCGTGTACTTCAGCAAAATGGAGCTCCAGGTACTGCCAAAGTCAAGGCCAACTGAGAAACATGGCCTACCTAGGCGCCCACCTAAGTGCCTCAGGACTGTGCCTTGGGCAGCATCTGACATTTTTCTTCCCACCTATACCTGTGACCAGGGCTTATGTGGTCAGGACTGAGCAGGGGACaggtcctcccctccccacagctgGTACACAGGGACCACAGCTTCCGTTCCTCACCCACTTCTGGCCAGCTCCAAGGATGTGGCCTCATTGCCCTCTGCCACTCTGGAGCTGGGGGCTTGAAAGGGCTGGATACTtatttccccctccctgccttaaACTTGGGAGAGGAGCACTCAGGACTGGCCCTCAACCAGGGTCTTGTGGCCTTTTTCCTCACACTGAAGAGGTCAGCAATAATCTGTCACTGTGGACCCAGGATCCCTCCTCTACCCACGGTGAAGCAGAAGCTTCTTGGCCAAAGgtcagggtgggtggggggcctgGGAATACAGCCTGTGGAGGCTGCTCCCTCGCTTATGTCTCCATTAAAAGTGACAGAGAAAACCACcgaggctgtgtgtgtgtacatgtgtgaatGAAAGAGGTGCTAGCCTTATTATCTGCAAACAGGAGGGATGGTTCTGGCTCTCTGATGACAGACAGCAGAGAGGAGGCTCTGGGAAGGCTGGGACAGAGGTCATgcaaggagaagagagacagacatgactttattagaaaaataaaaaacaaaaacaaaaaactgaggtGATGAGTTGGTCCTCAACGGATGCCTTGGTGAATGAGGCTGCTTTTGGCTGCACTGGCTTTCTCCCGCTCCCGCCGCCGTGCAGGGTCCAACTCAAAGCAGCGCCACAGCCTCAGGGTCTCATCTGCTGCTGCCGATGCCACCGTGGCCCCGTCTGGGCTCATGGTCAGACTTAGGACCCGGGCAGTGTGACCTGGGGCATGAGGATGAAAAAAGTGAGAGTAGAGCATAGGAATGTAGACATACCTACAGCCTCCAATATTGAGGGccacctacctttttttttttttttaatacctctgAGGTatttaattcacataccataaaactcatccttttaaagtatgcaattcATTGGCTTTTAGTATTtccaaagttgtgcaaccatcacaacagtaattccagaacattttcatcactcctcACCACCTTCTCCCCATAGCCCCTAgcaaccatcagtctgtttttatttctttgcatttgcctcttctggacatttcaacgtttatttatttttgggacagagagagacagagcacgaacaggggaggggcagagagagagggagacacagaatcggaaacaggctccaggctctgagccatcagcccagagcctgacgcggggctcgaactcacggaccgcgagatcgtgacctggctgaagtcggacgcttaaccgactgcgccacccaggcgcccctaagattttattttattatttttttttttttatttttttattttcaacgttttttatttatttttgggacagagagagacagagcatgaacgggggaggggcagagagagagggagacacagaatcggaaacaggctccaggctctgagccatcagcccagagcctgacgcggggctcgaactcacggaccgcaagatcgtgacctggctgaagtcggacgcttaaccgactgcgccacccaggcgcccctcttctgggCATTTCAACAGTCGTAtgatatgtgaccttttgtgtctggcttctgttaTTTGGAACCTACCTTTAAGCTCAGCCACCTTGGCCATGGTTGGGTATTTCCAAATAACCAACTGGTTCTGGGCAAAGCCGTGGCCCGAGATGAGCTCCTTGTAGTGGGGAGACCAGAGGATGGAGCACACCTGTGGAGAGAGAATGGCATGTGGGCTCAACAGAGCCGATGCTACTCAAATCAGAACTAACTCCATTCGAGCATTAGGCACCCTGCCAGGTGCCACAGACTCAGACTTGAATAACCACAGTTCTTACAAAAGTTTTTTCAGAGTTAAAAAATTgttatccattttacagataaagaatcAAGCAGAAGGAACTTCAAGTTGCCTAAGATCACATGCGAGTCTAGAAGGtgacagagccagaatttgaactctGGCTCCAGAGTCAAAGTCTAGAATGAAGGCTGCatgggggagaggagggtagaAGAGGAGGAACCTGGAGTGGGTGGGAGACCCACCAGCAAGGGCTTCAAATTTCACTCCAATGGATGTGGATGAAGTTGCTGTAGGTGATAGGGAGCTACTGCAGGGTTTTAGCAGTCACAGACCACCCAGACCCAGTGCAGAGGACAGACTGCAGGAGATAAGAAAAGAATGCTGTGAGACCAGTGCAGGGGGCCTCCAGTGAGAAGAAAAGTGAGGCTTAGGGGAGAGACACACGTGAATGATATCCTGAGGCAAAAATGATGTGTCTTGGTGACTAAGTGAAGATAATGAAAGATTCTAGGAAGTTCTCCAGATTTCTGAGTAAGTTCTATCCCTCTTAAACAATTAAGAGGAGGAGAAACACATTTCAGGGAAATAAGTGACAAATTTAATTTAGGGCATATTAGGATGGTGCCACCTATAGGACATGAGGTTGGAGTTAAGCCACAGACAGAAGTGTGGCCTGGAGATCATGAATGAGAGTGGAGCCAGAATTTTGGAAACCATCGGGCATAGAGTTGATGAAGCCACTGGAAGGAACACGGTTGCCCACGGAAGACCACACAGAGTGGGAACACCttctgggagggaggggctggaacAGGTAAAAGACTACCTGGGATTGGGCATCCACAGCACTCAGACAGGCCCCAGAGCAGACGTTCCAGATGCGAATGTGTCGGTCACTGGTACCCCCTCCAGTTGCCAGGACGTTGGACTGCCAGGGACACCAGGCTACAGCCTGGGTAGGATAAAGGTGGGGTCAGCAGGTACTAGAGCTAGACACTGGTCACAGGGTAATCCCGTCTAACCCTGCTGTCCCATCTCCCCTTAACAGTCCCCAGGTTCTGGGCAAGGGTAAGCAGAGGACCCAACCTAGCCCCATTCTCACCTTGACAGCCCCTTGATGCTGGGTGAATGTCTGCAGGGGAACCCAGCCACCCTCTCCAGGAGCACTAGGCCACACATTGACCAAGTTATCGTTGCCACCACTGGCCAAATGTCGTCCATCTGGGGCCCAGCGCAGCCCACACACCTCCTGGCTGTGGCCAGTCAGTGTGGCCACATGGTGTTCTGCTACCCGAACATCATGGTGGTGGATATGGCCAGAGCGTGAGCCACTGCATGAGGGAAGAAGGGAATCAGGTTCTGTGGCAGGGCCAAACACTGCCAGCAGGACTGAGCTGCTTCCATTCAGAAGTGTACATCTGGGGAGAGCTGGCAAAAATCGCACATTGATTTTGCAACAGACTCGCTAAAACCACTAACCTGGACAGGATATAGCTGTTCCAGCATAGGGAGCCCACTCGAGCCGAATGACTGGTCATGTTTCGAAGCCGCTTCTGCTGCTGCACATCCCATAGCTAGAGAGAGAAGGCTGCTAGGATCAGAGATTGCAACTTGCCATTAACATCCTCCTGCTGGACAAGCCCCCTGTCTGGGCACAACAGAACTGCAGCACAGGGATAAGTCTCACCTGCACCTCGGCACTGCTGGTGCCCACAGCTAGGTAGTTGCCCTCTTTTATCCAGGCCACAGAAGATATATAGTCCCCAGGCTGCTCCATTTGCAGCAGCTGCAAGATGTCACCAGAGCTAGCACTCCACAAGTACACACTGTTGTCCAACGCCACAGCCAGTACATTCCCAGAGCTCCAGTCCACAAGGTTCAGGTCTGccagagcagggaaagggaggagaatgAGCTTCCTTGTTTGTCTGGTCCCCAGGCCCTCTTCCTCTGTCCAATGGGCAAAGGGAAGGCTGCACTTACAGTAGTCATTCCGGATTTCAGGGGCGTCCAAGATACGGTCTGGTAGGGAAGGAATGTAACGGCAGGTCTTCCGGCTGGAGCCAGGCGTGGCCTTCTGGCTATAAAGCACTTTCAGTCTGTTCTGGTAACCTGTGGCAACCGAATACGTCTTGACAGTGGGAAAACTGACTCCAGTGGGAAAACtgactcctcccctgctcctggcgAGGAAGGCCAGAGACGCACCTCCCCTCCCTTCAGTCTTAGGTGGGAAGAGCAGACAGGCATCTCCCCTCAACCCTGGGAATGGGCCAACACCTCCCTCCAAGAAGGAAGAACTTCAGGTCTTACCCTCTGGGGCATTTTGTGGTTTTCCACTGAGCCGAAGGATCTTGGCTTCCTCCACATCAAAGCCGTTCAGATTCAAAGCCCAGGCTTTCTGATGTTCCTGGCACAAAGGGTGGTGGTGAGGCAGGATGGCATGATCCAAAGTACACAGGGTACACAAAGTACACTCTTGCCTTAAGCCCCTCTGGGCCACATACCTTCTTGGTGGGCGTCTGGCTATTTTCAGGCTGGTTCTCCTTGCTTAGGAGGAAACTGGCCACTTCCATCTGGGAAGCGCTGCGATGGGGGATATAGCGGTCACCACCAGGTTTGCTGGGAGTGGTCTGTGCCTTGGAGCTAGATTTGCCTGGGCCGGGGAGAGGGAAGCCAGAGTCTGAGCAGGCTCCTGAGGGAGAAGGCCTGAAGGCCGCTCTCAGCCGTTCCCTCTTCCTCCCCGTGTCCCGCCGCACCCCACTGACCGGGTGTTCGGCTTGGGGTCCTGCCTGCGCTGTGGGATCGGTTGGCGGCCCGCATGGGTGAGGGGGCCGGTCCCGCAGCTTCCTTAGCTTTGCGCTGCCAGCGCGCAGGGGGTGCATTGGGGATGGGTGCATCCAGCTGCAGCAACGAGTGCAGGTCACTCTCGAACACGAACTGCGCCATGGGAGCGTCTGCAGGAGGAGGGGTCCTTGGAGTGGATGCCCGCGGAGCCCTGAGGAAGAGGCGACCGTGCTCTGCCTGGGACCGCCGGCCACACACTCAGAACCAAGCCGGCCCCAGCCCGTCCGGGTCTCGGAGCACGGGCTGCATACCCACCCCAGCTCGACCCACACGGCCCTTACCTCCAGCTCCCACTAGATTCCGATCCCAGACCGGTCTCTGCAGTGCCGGCCTCCGCTTCTTAAACTCTCCGCTCTGAGCACTCATTGGCTCCTTCAAAACCCAACCGTCGCAACCGTCGCCTTCAGCCATTGGCCTTTCACGGCACAGGAGGCGGGTCTTCCGGTGCAAGTCACAGGTCTCACGAGAATCCAGTCGTGGAGCGTGATTTGAAGAGTGAGAGAGTTGAGGCCTGTCTCCAGAGAACTGGTGTcggaaagagagaggggcggggaggggcgcgcctgggggcggggcctgagctGCCACTGCATTCCGGAGTCGCTTCCATTCATTCTTCAGCCTGCCCTCTTCGGCCCTTCATAGTTAAAGCGTCCATGTGGATCGTATTTATGATGCAGAAATGCAGAAGTGACCTAAAGCACTTGAGCCcttcagagaagggaaaggaggcaggTGGGTAGGGGTGGGGAACGAGTTGAGAAGCTTAGGAGCAGAAAGAAGGTCAGACCTAGTTAGTTTGGTGCCTGTAGGAACACTGCCAGGAAGGACGTAACCTgtgtgggggttttgtttgtttgtttgtttttgttttttgagagggggcggaggggcagagggagagggagagagaatcctaaacagggtTTCTCTGAGGGAaccggatgtggggctctatccgtagaccctgggatcttgacctgagccagactctcaaccgactgagccacccaggcgccccacgtgtgttagttttaaaaaactgtgttgttgttgttttgcaaacagggaaaatgaagctgaaaaaggGATGAATTccttaaggttaaaaaaaaagatcaggattCAGACTTGCCTGTCTGGAGATAGGATTGAACTGCCTTCTGAAAGACATTGTGGCTTTACCCCCATGGGGCTTTAGAGGTGTCAGGAATTTTGAAGATCCACTAGGCTAACTTGTGCGTGGTGCATCCTCCCCATTCTGGCAACATACCCCTATTTTACACATGGAAAAACCAAGGCCCAGGGAAGGGATTTGCCTGTGACCACACAGTTTGTGGGAAGCCAGGTTTGACTCCCATTCAGTCAAATCCGCTAATAATGACTTGAATGAATTGTGTGAATGTGCTTAGAGGTGAAGTggcaataataaagataataatgggTACCATTTATTGGCCATCTACTAACGACTGTGTTTAAACAGTTTACACACATTATTGAGCTTAATCCTTAATCCCATAGGGCAGATACTCTATCTccttttgacagagaaagaaacgGTCAGAAAAAGGTTAGAAATGTGCCCAAAGGCATATAGCCAAAAATAAATAGTGGAGCCAAACTATCTGGCTAGCCCCTGCACTCCTAACCAAATGCTATACTGTCCCAGAGAGAGAGGCtagaaaaatcatgttttcaatCATTACCTTAGGTCAACTCTGATGATGATAGAGAAAAATCTAGGGCTCTTAGCCCAAACTTACTATCATTATTATCTTTGACTTTGAAGCAttcctgtttgttgttgttgttgtttatttccaATTACCTAGACGACTTGGGGTTGGCAACTGGGAGCCCCTGAAACCCAGAGGAAAGGTTATCTAGAGTCAGGCTGGTCAGGGCCTCAAATGTTAAGCTAAGGAGTTTGAACTCTATCTGCTGGGCATTGTGGAATCAGTGAGTTTCTGTATAGGGAAGGGCCAAACAAAACATATCTGAATGCAGGACAGGGCCAGCAAGCTTCTGGAGTAAGGGAaactgtagagaaaaaggaaagggtaaGTAAGGGGACAACCTTGGGgaattcat harbors:
- the ELOVL1 gene encoding elongation of very long chain fatty acids protein 1, with amino-acid sequence MEAVVNLYQEMMKYADPRVQGYPLMGSPLLMTSILLTYVYFVLSLGPRIMANRKPFQLRGFMIVYNFSLVALSLYIVYEFLMSGWLSTYTWRCDPVDYSNSPEALRMVRVAWLFLFSKFIELMDTVIFILRKKDGQVTFLHVFHHSVLPWSWWWGVKIAPGGMGSFHAMINSSVHVVMYLYYGLSALGPVAQPYLWWKKHMTAIQLIQFVLVSLHISQYYFMPSCNYQYPVIIHLIWMYGTIFFVLFSNFWYHSYTKGKRLPRVLQQNGAPGTAKVKAN
- the CDC20 gene encoding cell division cycle protein 20 homolog isoform X1 — translated: MAEGDGCDGWVLKEPMSAQSGEFKKRRPALQRPVWDRNLVGAGDAPMAQFVFESDLHSLLQLDAPIPNAPPARWQRKAKEAAGPAPSPMRAANRSHSAGRTPSRTPGKSSSKAQTTPSKPGGDRYIPHRSASQMEVASFLLSKENQPENSQTPTKKEHQKAWALNLNGFDVEEAKILRLSGKPQNAPEGYQNRLKVLYSQKATPGSSRKTCRYIPSLPDRILDAPEIRNDYYLNLVDWSSGNVLAVALDNSVYLWSASSGDILQLLQMEQPGDYISSVAWIKEGNYLAVGTSSAEVQLWDVQQQKRLRNMTSHSARVGSLCWNSYILSSGSRSGHIHHHDVRVAEHHVATLTGHSQEVCGLRWAPDGRHLASGGNDNLVNVWPSAPGEGGWVPLQTFTQHQGAVKAVAWCPWQSNVLATGGGTSDRHIRIWNVCSGACLSAVDAQSQVCSILWSPHYKELISGHGFAQNQLVIWKYPTMAKVAELKGHTARVLSLTMSPDGATVASAAADETLRLWRCFELDPARRREREKASAAKSSLIHQGIR
- the CDC20 gene encoding cell division cycle protein 20 homolog isoform X2; the protein is MAQFVFESDLHSLLQLDAPIPNAPPARWQRKAKEAAGPAPSPMRAANRSHSAGRTPSRTPGKSSSKAQTTPSKPGGDRYIPHRSASQMEVASFLLSKENQPENSQTPTKKEHQKAWALNLNGFDVEEAKILRLSGKPQNAPEGYQNRLKVLYSQKATPGSSRKTCRYIPSLPDRILDAPEIRNDYYLNLVDWSSGNVLAVALDNSVYLWSASSGDILQLLQMEQPGDYISSVAWIKEGNYLAVGTSSAEVQLWDVQQQKRLRNMTSHSARVGSLCWNSYILSSGSRSGHIHHHDVRVAEHHVATLTGHSQEVCGLRWAPDGRHLASGGNDNLVNVWPSAPGEGGWVPLQTFTQHQGAVKAVAWCPWQSNVLATGGGTSDRHIRIWNVCSGACLSAVDAQSQVCSILWSPHYKELISGHGFAQNQLVIWKYPTMAKVAELKGHTARVLSLTMSPDGATVASAAADETLRLWRCFELDPARRREREKASAAKSSLIHQGIR